Genomic segment of Sebastes fasciatus isolate fSebFas1 chromosome 3, fSebFas1.pri, whole genome shotgun sequence:
atatgatacgaGACAATAACTTCACCCTAGCTCTTAAAGAGTGTACTGCAGCCTccgaaagacagtaaagtcggccaAGGGCGCTGgcgccctcaaggagtggaagaggttaatgTCTTAATCTTGTGTTACATTTTCTGTTCAGGTTGACTCTTTGATTGAGGCGTTTGGCACCAACAAACAGAAGAGAGCTCTGAGCTCCCGCAGGCTGAATCGGGTTGGCAGTGATACCTTGCATATAGCAGTGGCCAAGGCTGCCAACACTGTGATTGGCGAGAAGGGTCTGGAAGGTAAGCTACTTGGAGTCATGGATATGGAAGTCAGTAATCTAAAAAATATCATTTAGTCATCTGAAGGCTCActgtaaagaaagaaagagaggttGGTTaataaagaaaggaaaaggTTACCTTGACCCTAAATACGTGCTCTTCTGTcaatttgtttatatatttttttcttccctcagCTCTACAACAGGAAGTGGCTGAGACAGAGGCCCAAGGAGACCTGGCTCTCCACCTGCCTCCCTGCAACGCAGACGCTGACAGACCTGAGGACGTCTACCTATTTGACGAGCGTATCCTtcattctttgtgtttgtgtcattgAGGGAATGCAAGACCTGTAGATGGTGGAACAGATAATATAGTTGGAAGTGAAATGTTCCAGAGTTTGTTTGTTCAAGTCATTCTTAATTGATGCACTCAGTCCTGAGTCCAGTAGAGTTTGAGGCTTTGGAGCAGGCTGGCTCCAAGATGGCAGCACTGACCtctgaggagctgcagaagaTGAGAGATGACGGCGGGTAGGGTGACACGCTTACTTCAACATTTTTATAAAGCTACATTTTGTTTCCTTGCATtctaattattgtttttactttttttaatttaaggtGCTTATGTGTTGTGAAGCACCTGGAGAACATGCCGACTGTGGGTGAAGCCAGAGATAATATTTCTCGCTGTGCCTTTTACCTTTCTATGCTCCTCAAACTGGCACGGCAGAGGAACATCAACCGCAAGTGTGAGTAACGTTTTTTTGCCTTCATCATACATTTGTGAAAAGTGTTCCTACACACGTCTCTGGAGCGCAGACTAATTTATGATTTATGTTTACACGTACAGTTGGGCAGGAGGAAGGCTGTCCTCGCATCATTCAGAACAAACTGCTCAGAACATTCACTGTGGACACATTCAACAATGGCAGGTATGATCAGTAGCACCTGTGAACATGTATttaacatagactgtatataagaagtggacgcagtcactgtgacgtcacccattggtttgtggactgctgtttttaagccttgagtttggcattttggccctcGCCACAGGACaactccgtggtagcgacctgtcaatcacaaggtagccacgccctaaagcacaccctgctttatggtctatttgactctaaatgggaccataatctacgaaatgaacatcatgctgtattgaagaagacttgaaactagcgattgagaccataaactcatgtttacaatgtttactgaggtaataaatcaagtgagaagtaggctcattttctcatagacttctatacaatcagacttactttttgcaaccagaggagtcgccccctgctggctattagaaagaatgcgtGTTTAAGATCCTTCCGCACTGGcatcacttttcagacccggagttggCCACTGGTATTTCATAACCACTGGGCTCTATCTGGAATTTGATTTGGTTGGATTAAATTTGCAACTTAATATTAAAAATTCATTGATATTGCAATGAAAAAAGAGACTGTAATTGTCTCACTGTATTTTGCACACCATATTTTTTTACACCAATATATTTGTTATATAATAACACGTGGGTCTTACTAAAATGGTTGTTCTTGCACTGattttattgaaaataaatttTCTCTGAATTTCACCTTTACACCTTGCCTCATTCTTCTAGGCTCCAGAACATGGTGTCAGCATCTATGCGTGCCAAATTAGCAGCTTACTCCCTGGCCCTGCTGCTGCATATGGGTCACATGACCGGTGATCTCACATTACTGCATCGTGACCTGGCAATCACTGAGACCAGGTAAGAACAAAAGGCCTAGTCTGCATTTGTATATGGAAACTATagtatgcttttttttaaatgtgtaacaCATTGTGTTGCAGTATGTCACACAAGTGcattaaatgaaatattaaaggtGGTAATGATAACATTGATAAGATTGAGCCACTAGATctctcattctccctcccccgttccattgcaacaagtcattgccaggcacttaccgtaaATCTCAGCCACATATCCCTTTTTTCCACATTAAATGACGACACAGAGATATCACGtgatgccaacattttttactattggctcacaagcctttttAGAAGTTGGAACCAAACAtccgatatcttccacagagataaacaaaacattaattttgaacctgccaacattttgaaaatgataAATTTACAATCATATTGtgtttttacataaaaatcttatcaataatcaatcaattaagAGCAATAACATAAGAATTCAAGAAATACAAATTTTCTGTTTTCATATTACTCTTCTTAGCATTATATTGATGTCAAAATCAATGCCAAATGATCATCACACCACATAAAAACACTGTCAATATGAGGTGCATTAGAAGAACTCTGCAAATCCAGTAACTGATGTGTTTGTCTTCCTACAGGATGACTGAAGTAGCAAAATCGATGGGACTGACCCTAATAAAACCGCCCCGGGGGAAGGTTGACGAGGCTGAGCTGCGAGACACAAACAGGCAGGCCTGTCTTGTTCTACCTCTGGTCAAATATGATCCGTTCATGGAGAGGCGGAAACGCAAGAAAATGCACTGAAGATAAAGATAAGAATTATACATGGAGAGGGTAGGACTATACGAATTGGAAACGCCACAACTGCGAGAACTGTTTATTAATGCATTTTGTAGACAAATAAAGTGGTGAACTTTGTACATGATATTGTTACTTATTGCTTACTGTgcaagatacaaaaaaaaaaaagcagagaaatGAGCTGTAAACAGATTCTAGATAACATCTAGTGTAGACAGTAAACACATGTAGGCACATTTGTAGACAGCACATATTGCACACTGAATATACTTTTTCCTTCTATAACTGGTTATTACCCGATGAATGTGTGGTTGTGCGTCACTGTGCAGCGTGTTGATAGTATCTGGAATGAGAACTTGTCCTCCCCTCACTGAATTTCATGAAGTCAAAGAAAGCAgatcacattttaaaaacaacatggaTAGGACATGATACAAAAACTCACCAGGAAACGGCTCTGTGCAAAGAGGCAGAAGCTTAAGTttggctttgtttttttttctgctttttttgcaTAAACACCTCACACTATGACAACTCCTTCCCTAGCTACAATCATTGATTGAATAAAAAGTCCAACAAGGCACAGCTTTACTTTGTAGCATCTCTCAAGCCTTTGACTCCTGCTAGGATTGAAAATGTGCACTTCCCAACCAGTGAGTCTCAGAAGCAAACTGACAAAACCAACAAAGTTTACAGCAGGTCTGTACATGAATATGAAGTCAGAATGTAAAAGAACATGATTAAGTTAAAGCTTTAGTATGGAATAGGTTTGTTTAAGATGCAGCATGATGATTTGAATGTGTTGTACGCTAGCTTCACTTCATTAGTGCACATTTAATGAGTGCACTGGCATTTGATCATACaattaaaaaagtgtgatttcaGATTTACAAAATGTTGTGCCGCCCTACGGTAATGGAAGGTGGATGACCCTTTAGTGGTTATACTGGGAGCAGCCTCTTCTTGGACAGTGACAAGAGGGCATCATTTTGGAAGGTCTTCTCTGACGAAGGTCAGAGTGCTCCAAATGTACGACTAGACAGCAGTTCAAAAGCCTCAAGATGCCGACCTCTGTCGAAAGTCATTCATGTCGGTTTCCAAGTGCTTGCCAGCATTCACAGGATGGAGCAGAACATGCTGCCACTGTGGCAACCACTTTCTACCGTGGCGCTGATCCTGGTCGTCATGGAAATTGCAAGTCTGGAAGGATATTGGGATGAGGAGATGCCAGAAGGGGAGCTGGCCAGCGGACGAGGTGGAGGGTTTTCCAAAACCCAGGGAGGAGCAGATGTACAGCTACAAAATGCAAAGAGATAAAAAAGTTAGAGGGAAATTcgatttttttcagacagaaAATTCATACAAAAAGGTATGAATCAGGACCAATGCACTgaacctgcaataactgattttttgTTTACTTGTGGGCAAcggaaacaagttgtgaacattGACATTAGAACTGCaaccattaatcgattagttgtcaactattaaattaatcaccaactattttgataattgattttagtgaatttttttttaagaagtcAAAACTGATTAcagcttgttaaatgtgaatat
This window contains:
- the polr1e gene encoding DNA-directed RNA polymerase I subunit RPA49, which encodes MKLMTTDMAASCSLVCCGEERDSDKAVIVRFSNGSVRNAEKLDFTMYKNTDESNPRKKSRRLMAAESDRLSYVGSNFGAGSMKCNNLCKYYVGVLNKQTMQMEVHSAQLFNMQPVIPGETTEAATPQDATQTYRDKVDSLIEAFGTNKQKRALSSRRLNRVGSDTLHIAVAKAANTVIGEKGLEALQQEVAETEAQGDLALHLPPCNADADRPEDVYLFDELLSPVEFEALEQAGSKMAALTSEELQKMRDDGGCLCVVKHLENMPTVGEARDNISRCAFYLSMLLKLARQRNINRKFGQEEGCPRIIQNKLLRTFTVDTFNNGRLQNMVSASMRAKLAAYSLALLLHMGHMTGDLTLLHRDLAITETRMTEVAKSMGLTLIKPPRGKVDEAELRDTNRQACLVLPLVKYDPFMERRKRKKMH